One genomic region from Streptomyces sp. NBC_00582 encodes:
- a CDS encoding hemerythrin domain-containing protein, whose amino-acid sequence MTKTIKDQTVEQLGGTGSILVRQRREHQEMDRLMDQYLTLDDLHQRERVLKQVVQLVFSHAFAEETVLWPAVRASVRDGEELTARVEAEHQQINDLVADIECRTSGTRKISCSPGCSTAVADARSGRCRVRLMAVASADSAG is encoded by the coding sequence ATGACGAAGACCATCAAGGACCAGACCGTCGAGCAGCTCGGCGGAACCGGCAGCATCCTGGTGCGGCAACGTCGTGAGCACCAGGAGATGGACCGGCTGATGGATCAGTACCTGACCCTTGACGACCTCCACCAGCGGGAACGCGTCCTGAAGCAGGTGGTGCAGCTGGTCTTCAGCCATGCCTTCGCGGAGGAGACGGTGCTGTGGCCCGCCGTACGGGCCTCGGTCCGGGACGGCGAGGAACTGACGGCCCGGGTGGAGGCGGAACACCAGCAGATCAACGATCTCGTCGCGGACATCGAGTGCAGGACATCAGGGACGAGGAAGATCTCCTGCTCCCCCGGTTGCTCCACCGCCGTTGCGGATGCGCGGTCCGGGCGTTGCAGGGTGCGGCTCATGGCGGTCGCGAGCGCGGACAGCGCCGGGTGA
- a CDS encoding acyl-CoA dehydrogenase family protein: MPIQFDVDPAVAQLAASTAEFVREVVIPAERECGGSVHDAPEALRETLQKAAREAGVFAPHVPTRWGGHGLDLRGQAVVFEAAGYSLLGPLALNCAAPDEGNMHLLEKVATEEQKQKYLRPLAAGGTRSCFAMTEPAPGAGADPRSLRTTATRVPGGWRIDGHKWFITGADGAGFAIVMARTSGNPGDPGGATMFLVDADTPGMRLVRTIETLDESLFAGHSEIVFEECVVGDEQVLGAVDRGFEGAQVRLGPARMTHCMRWLGAARRAQDVALERAGSRLAFGSALGDLGMVQQMLADSEIDIEASRALILRTAWELDTDSAAASQLTSVSKTFVAEAVNRVVDRAVQICGALGISAADAPLARLFREVRPFRIYDGPSETHRFAIARRAVRPYRQPRTSAS; this comes from the coding sequence ATGCCCATCCAGTTCGATGTCGATCCGGCTGTCGCGCAACTGGCCGCGTCCACCGCCGAGTTCGTGCGGGAGGTGGTCATCCCGGCCGAACGGGAGTGCGGCGGTTCGGTGCACGACGCTCCCGAGGCACTGAGGGAAACCCTCCAGAAAGCCGCCCGCGAGGCGGGCGTGTTCGCCCCCCACGTACCGACACGGTGGGGTGGACACGGGCTCGACCTGCGGGGCCAGGCGGTGGTGTTCGAAGCGGCGGGCTATTCGCTGCTCGGACCGCTGGCGCTGAACTGCGCGGCCCCCGACGAGGGCAACATGCACCTGCTGGAGAAGGTGGCCACGGAAGAGCAGAAGCAGAAGTACCTGCGTCCGCTCGCCGCAGGCGGGACGCGGTCCTGCTTCGCCATGACCGAACCCGCGCCGGGAGCGGGCGCCGACCCCCGCTCCCTGCGGACCACCGCGACCCGGGTTCCCGGCGGCTGGCGCATCGACGGCCACAAGTGGTTCATCACGGGGGCGGACGGCGCGGGCTTCGCCATCGTGATGGCCCGCACCTCCGGCAACCCCGGCGACCCGGGCGGCGCGACCATGTTCCTGGTCGACGCCGACACCCCGGGTATGCGCCTCGTCCGCACGATCGAGACCCTCGACGAGTCGCTCTTCGCGGGGCACAGCGAGATCGTCTTCGAGGAGTGCGTGGTGGGGGACGAGCAGGTGCTCGGAGCGGTGGACCGAGGCTTCGAAGGCGCCCAGGTCCGGCTCGGTCCCGCCCGGATGACCCACTGCATGCGCTGGCTCGGAGCGGCCCGCCGCGCCCAGGACGTCGCGCTGGAGCGGGCGGGGAGCCGGCTGGCGTTCGGCTCGGCGCTGGGAGACCTCGGCATGGTCCAGCAGATGCTGGCCGACTCCGAGATCGACATCGAGGCGAGCCGCGCCCTGATCCTGCGCACCGCCTGGGAGCTGGACACCGACTCCGCAGCCGCCTCGCAACTCACCTCGGTGTCCAAGACCTTCGTGGCGGAGGCGGTGAACCGGGTGGTCGACCGGGCGGTGCAGATCTGCGGAGCCCTCGGCATCTCGGCCGCCGATGCCCCACTGGCCCGCCTGTTCCGAGAGGTACGGCCGTTCCGGATCTACGACGGCCCGTCGGAGACACACCGCTTCGCCATAGCACGCCGGGCGGTGCGGCCCTACCGACAGCCCCGTACGAGTGCGAGCTGA
- the urtE gene encoding urea ABC transporter ATP-binding subunit UrtE: protein MLEISSVQAGYDRTTVLHGVTVSVPKDGVATVLGHNGAGKSTLLRAAMGLIKAKSGTVRLDGEDITHLSPHQRVARGMAYVPQGQQSFPHLTTAENLQLVADGRPHGKEAVAEALDLFPVLRELSGRRAGLLSGGQRQQLALARALITRPRLLLLDEPTEGIQPSIVAEIEETILALTRRGGLSVLLVEQHVGFAMRAAQHYYVLEAGRVTSSGEGGTAAEQTVRAALSV from the coding sequence ATGCTGGAGATCAGCTCCGTCCAGGCCGGCTACGACCGCACCACGGTCCTGCACGGCGTCACGGTCTCGGTCCCGAAGGACGGTGTCGCCACCGTCCTCGGCCACAACGGCGCCGGCAAGAGCACCTTGCTGCGCGCCGCCATGGGCCTGATCAAGGCCAAGAGCGGCACCGTCCGGCTCGACGGCGAGGACATCACCCACCTCTCCCCGCACCAGCGGGTCGCCCGCGGCATGGCGTACGTCCCTCAGGGCCAGCAGTCCTTTCCTCACCTCACCACCGCCGAGAACCTCCAACTCGTCGCCGACGGCCGCCCCCACGGAAAGGAGGCCGTCGCCGAGGCACTGGACCTCTTCCCGGTCCTGCGCGAACTGTCCGGCCGCCGTGCCGGCCTGCTCTCCGGCGGCCAGCGCCAGCAACTCGCCCTCGCCCGAGCCTTGATCACCCGCCCCAGACTCCTGCTGCTCGACGAGCCGACGGAGGGTATCCAGCCGTCGATCGTCGCCGAGATCGAGGAGACGATCCTCGCCCTCACCCGGCGCGGCGGACTCTCCGTCCTCCTCGTCGAACAGCACGTCGGCTTCGCCATGCGTGCCGCCCAGCACTACTACGTCCTGGAGGCCGGACGGGTGACGTCCTCGGGCGAGGGCGGAACGGCCGCCGAACAGACCGTGCGAGCGGCGCTCAGCGTGTGA
- the urtD gene encoding urea ABC transporter ATP-binding protein UrtD — translation MSGEGLTVRDLRVTFDGFTAVDGVDLDIHPGDLRFLIGPNGAGKTTLVDAVTGLVKATGSVRFGDQDLLGKPVQKIARMGIGRTFQTATVFEELTVLQNLDIAAGAGRGVWTMLRRRKVIPEPVAKALETTGLTDLHDRPAGALAHGQKQWLEIGMLLVQDVRLLLLDEPVAGMSHDEREATGALLQRISTDHTVVVIEHDMDFMRSFARSVSVLHAGKVLSEGTVAEVQADAKVQEVYLGRAAEPEPGPAPATPVAVAEEA, via the coding sequence ATGAGCGGCGAGGGACTGACCGTCCGCGACCTGCGGGTCACCTTCGACGGCTTTACCGCCGTCGACGGCGTCGACCTGGACATCCACCCCGGCGACCTGCGCTTCCTCATCGGCCCGAACGGCGCCGGCAAGACCACCCTGGTCGACGCCGTCACCGGCCTGGTGAAGGCCACCGGATCGGTCCGCTTCGGCGACCAGGACCTGCTGGGCAAGCCGGTGCAGAAGATCGCCCGCATGGGGATCGGGCGTACGTTCCAGACGGCCACGGTCTTCGAGGAACTGACCGTCCTGCAGAACCTCGACATCGCGGCAGGCGCGGGACGGGGCGTGTGGACGATGCTCCGCCGCCGCAAGGTCATTCCTGAACCCGTCGCGAAGGCCCTGGAGACCACCGGCCTGACCGACCTGCACGACCGCCCGGCCGGCGCCCTCGCCCACGGACAGAAACAGTGGCTGGAGATCGGCATGCTGCTCGTCCAGGACGTGAGGCTGCTGCTGCTCGACGAGCCCGTCGCCGGCATGAGCCACGACGAGCGCGAGGCCACGGGCGCGCTGCTCCAGCGGATCAGCACGGACCACACCGTCGTCGTCATCGAGCACGACATGGACTTCATGCGCTCCTTCGCCCGCAGCGTCAGCGTCCTGCACGCCGGCAAGGTCCTCAGCGAGGGCACCGTCGCCGAGGTCCAGGCCGACGCCAAGGTCCAAGAGGTCTACCTCGGCCGCGCCGCAGAACCAGAACCCGGGCCCGCACCCGCCACTCCCGTGGCCGTCGCCGAGGAGGCGTGA
- a CDS encoding substrate-binding domain-containing protein translates to MRRPLHLHTPEWFTADDSTLNVALVYPMQGPAGIFGPACEACARLAAEEINEAGGVLGKELRLLEVDGGADPQKVAEEVGALVATGVVHGVTGWHISSVRQAVAPRIAHRVPYVYTALYEGGERTDGVFMTSETPDWQLLPAMRLLAETRRVRRWFVVGNNYVWPRHTARAARRYARTLRGGRVCGEAYLPLGTEDFADVLRRIEHADADGVLMLLVGSDAVRFNRAFAASGLDQRCLRLSTLMDENMLMASGPETTGDLFSTAGFFASLANQDTLDFHGRYADRFGCEAPPPGSLGESCYEGVLLLASLIERARTLDVSAISAAAETVSYEGPRGLLHLRDRHVRQRIYLAEADGLDFNVLAQLPSPHDLL, encoded by the coding sequence ATGCGCCGGCCGCTTCACCTCCACACCCCTGAGTGGTTCACGGCCGACGATTCGACCCTGAACGTCGCGCTCGTGTACCCGATGCAGGGGCCTGCCGGGATCTTCGGTCCCGCCTGTGAGGCGTGCGCGCGGTTGGCCGCCGAGGAGATCAACGAGGCCGGCGGCGTGCTCGGCAAGGAGCTGCGGCTGCTGGAGGTCGATGGCGGAGCCGACCCGCAGAAGGTCGCCGAGGAGGTCGGGGCCCTGGTCGCGACCGGAGTGGTGCACGGGGTCACCGGCTGGCACATCTCCTCGGTCCGACAGGCGGTGGCGCCGCGCATCGCGCACCGGGTGCCGTACGTGTACACCGCCCTGTACGAGGGCGGGGAGCGCACGGACGGAGTCTTCATGACCAGCGAGACCCCTGACTGGCAACTGCTCCCCGCCATGCGGCTGCTCGCCGAGACGCGGCGGGTACGCCGCTGGTTCGTCGTCGGCAACAACTACGTCTGGCCCCGCCACACCGCGCGCGCCGCCCGCCGCTACGCCCGCACGCTGCGCGGTGGACGGGTCTGCGGCGAGGCGTATCTGCCACTGGGCACGGAGGACTTCGCCGACGTGCTGCGGCGCATCGAGCACGCGGACGCGGACGGTGTGCTGATGCTGCTGGTCGGCAGTGACGCGGTCCGTTTCAACCGGGCCTTCGCCGCCTCAGGGCTCGACCAGCGGTGTCTCAGGCTGAGCACGCTGATGGACGAGAACATGCTGATGGCGAGCGGTCCGGAGACGACCGGCGACCTGTTCAGTACGGCCGGCTTCTTCGCCTCGCTCGCCAACCAGGACACCCTGGACTTCCACGGCCGGTACGCCGACCGCTTCGGCTGCGAGGCACCGCCCCCCGGCAGCCTCGGAGAGTCGTGCTACGAGGGGGTGCTGCTGCTCGCCTCGCTCATCGAGCGGGCCCGCACCCTGGACGTCTCAGCGATCTCCGCCGCCGCCGAGACCGTCTCCTACGAGGGCCCGCGCGGCCTGCTCCACCTGCGTGACCGGCATGTCCGCCAGCGCATCTACCTGGCGGAGGCGGACGGGCTCGACTTCAACGTGCTTGCCCAACTGCCTTCCCCGCACGACCTGTTGTGA
- the urtB gene encoding urea ABC transporter permease subunit UrtB — MTVILNQSFTGISIGAVLLLIALGLTLTFGQMGVINMAHGEFIMAGAYTTYVLQKSISSAGVSLLVALPVAFLVAGAMGALLEWLLIRRLYTRPLDTLLVTWGVSLMLQQLARDVFGAPNVQTAAPDILTGNISLGGGITFANNRLFILGLALLSVLALTLILKLTPLGRRIRAVVQNRDLAEVSGIATGQVDRITFFIGSGLAGVAGVALTLVGPIGPTMGTNYIVDAFLVVVVGGIGQLKGSVITAFALGVLQAVLEYSTTVSVAKVIVLIAIVAFLQWRPQGLYTLRTRSLA, encoded by the coding sequence ATGACGGTCATCCTCAACCAGTCCTTCACCGGCATCAGCATCGGTGCCGTCCTGCTGCTCATCGCGCTCGGCCTGACCCTGACCTTCGGCCAGATGGGCGTCATCAACATGGCGCACGGCGAGTTCATCATGGCCGGCGCCTACACCACATACGTCCTGCAGAAGTCCATCAGCAGCGCGGGCGTCTCCCTGCTCGTCGCGCTGCCTGTGGCCTTCCTGGTCGCGGGAGCGATGGGCGCGCTGCTCGAATGGCTGCTCATCCGCCGCCTCTACACACGCCCGCTGGACACGCTGCTCGTGACCTGGGGCGTTTCGCTGATGCTCCAGCAGCTCGCCCGCGACGTCTTCGGCGCCCCCAACGTGCAGACTGCCGCGCCCGACATCCTCACCGGCAACATCTCCCTGGGCGGCGGGATCACCTTCGCCAACAACCGGCTGTTCATCCTCGGCCTCGCCCTGCTCAGCGTCCTCGCCCTCACCCTCATCCTGAAGCTCACGCCACTCGGCCGCCGTATCCGCGCCGTCGTCCAGAACCGCGACCTGGCAGAGGTCTCCGGCATCGCCACCGGCCAGGTCGACCGCATCACGTTCTTCATCGGCTCGGGCCTCGCGGGCGTGGCCGGCGTCGCCCTCACCCTGGTCGGCCCCATCGGTCCGACGATGGGCACCAACTACATCGTCGACGCCTTCCTCGTCGTCGTGGTGGGCGGCATCGGGCAGCTCAAGGGCAGCGTCATCACCGCCTTCGCGCTGGGCGTCCTCCAGGCGGTCCTCGAATACTCGACGACGGTCAGCGTCGCCAAGGTCATCGTGCTCATCGCGATCGTCGCCTTCCTGCAGTGGCGACCCCAGGGCCTGTACACCCTGCGAACCCGGAGCCTGGCATGA
- the urtA gene encoding urea ABC transporter substrate-binding protein produces MSGFSISRRGLLAGISAVGASAALSACGAKTGDSTSTGSGAKADTSGDTVKVGLLNSLSGTMAISEVTVHNALLLAVKEINAAGGVLGKKLEAVSQDGASDWPTFAEKAETLIKDDKVVATFGCWTSASRKAVKPVFERYKSLLFYPVQYEGLEQSPYIFYIGATTNQQIVPALDYLKKQGLTKLYLVGSDYVFPRTANKIIKAYAKANGMEVVGEDYAPLGSTEFGTIVNKVKGAGADAVFNTLNGDSNVAFFKEYKSAGLTAKSLPVLSVSIAEEEVKSIGTQYLDGQLTAWNYYETTPGAANTKFVAAYQAAYGKDKPTSDPMEAAYISVYLWKEMVEKAGSFDVAKVKAASDGIALDAPEGKVTVDGATQHVYKTARIGKVGSDGLITEVWNSGKPIKPDPYLKGYTWASGLS; encoded by the coding sequence ATGTCCGGGTTCAGCATCAGCAGACGCGGTCTTTTGGCCGGTATATCGGCAGTCGGCGCATCCGCCGCCCTCAGCGCGTGCGGTGCCAAGACGGGCGACAGCACGTCCACCGGGTCCGGCGCCAAGGCCGACACGTCCGGCGACACGGTCAAGGTCGGTCTGCTGAACTCGCTCTCGGGCACCATGGCGATCAGTGAAGTCACCGTCCACAACGCACTGTTGCTCGCGGTGAAGGAGATCAATGCCGCCGGTGGCGTGCTGGGCAAGAAGCTCGAGGCCGTCAGCCAGGACGGTGCCTCCGACTGGCCGACCTTCGCCGAGAAGGCCGAGACCCTCATCAAGGACGACAAGGTCGTGGCCACCTTCGGCTGCTGGACCTCGGCCAGCCGCAAGGCCGTCAAGCCGGTCTTCGAGCGGTACAAGTCGCTGCTGTTCTACCCCGTGCAGTACGAGGGCCTGGAGCAGTCGCCGTACATCTTCTACATCGGCGCCACCACCAACCAGCAGATCGTGCCGGCTCTCGACTACCTCAAGAAGCAGGGCCTGACCAAGCTCTACCTGGTCGGCAGCGACTACGTCTTCCCGCGCACCGCCAACAAGATCATCAAGGCGTACGCGAAGGCCAACGGCATGGAGGTCGTCGGCGAGGACTACGCGCCGCTGGGCTCCACGGAGTTCGGCACCATCGTCAACAAGGTCAAGGGCGCCGGCGCGGACGCCGTGTTCAACACCCTCAACGGCGACTCCAACGTGGCCTTCTTCAAGGAGTACAAGTCCGCGGGCCTGACCGCGAAGAGCCTGCCGGTGCTCTCCGTCTCCATCGCCGAGGAGGAGGTCAAGAGCATCGGCACCCAGTACCTGGACGGCCAGCTCACGGCCTGGAACTACTACGAGACCACCCCGGGCGCGGCCAACACGAAGTTCGTCGCGGCGTACCAGGCGGCGTACGGCAAGGACAAGCCGACCAGCGACCCGATGGAGGCCGCCTACATCTCCGTCTACCTGTGGAAGGAGATGGTCGAGAAGGCCGGCTCCTTCGACGTGGCGAAGGTGAAGGCCGCCTCCGACGGCATCGCACTCGACGCCCCCGAGGGCAAGGTCACCGTCGACGGCGCCACCCAGCACGTGTACAAGACCGCCCGAATCGGCAAGGTCGGCTCCGACGGCCTGATCACCGAGGTCTGGAACTCCGGCAAGCCGATCAAGCCGGACCCGTACCTCAAGGGCTACACCTGGGCCTCCGGACTCTCCTGA
- a CDS encoding enoyl-CoA hydratase/isomerase family protein, with protein sequence MSLPVSTEPVRIVRHADGVVELRLDDPGRGNALDLRTAEALRDRVREVAADPGGAVLLRAAGGRFCVGGDLRAFAGRGTETGAYVHAVASSAHAAIQALYELPVPLVTAVRGAAAGGGIGLALVGDIVLAARSARFRLAYTAIGLTPDCGASWFLPRLVGPRRAAELILTNRVLSGDDAERWGLVSRSVDDGELDDAAHRTASGLAGGAVGALRAAKDLLRVGAGDDLRRHLAEEARSIAALADGREAQDRMASFLATRSVS encoded by the coding sequence ATGAGCCTCCCCGTGAGCACCGAGCCGGTCCGGATCGTCCGCCACGCCGACGGAGTCGTCGAGCTCAGACTGGACGATCCCGGGCGGGGAAACGCTCTGGACCTCAGGACTGCCGAGGCGCTGCGGGACAGGGTGCGCGAAGTGGCCGCGGACCCTGGCGGCGCGGTGCTGCTGCGGGCGGCGGGCGGACGTTTCTGCGTAGGCGGTGACCTGCGCGCATTCGCCGGTCGCGGGACGGAGACCGGCGCCTATGTGCACGCCGTGGCGAGCTCCGCGCACGCCGCGATCCAGGCTCTGTACGAACTGCCGGTGCCGCTGGTGACCGCCGTACGCGGTGCGGCCGCGGGCGGCGGGATCGGTCTCGCCCTCGTGGGAGACATCGTCCTGGCGGCCCGGTCCGCGCGATTCCGGCTGGCGTACACGGCGATCGGGCTCACGCCGGACTGCGGGGCGTCCTGGTTCCTTCCGCGTCTGGTGGGTCCCCGCAGGGCGGCGGAGCTGATCCTGACCAATCGGGTCCTGAGCGGCGACGACGCCGAACGTTGGGGATTGGTCTCCCGGTCCGTGGACGACGGCGAACTGGACGACGCGGCCCACCGGACCGCATCCGGTCTGGCCGGCGGCGCCGTCGGCGCGTTGCGCGCCGCGAAGGATCTGCTGCGCGTCGGCGCCGGTGACGACCTGCGCCGCCACCTCGCCGAAGAGGCGCGGTCGATCGCCGCCCTGGCGGACGGCCGGGAGGCACAGGACCGCATGGCGTCGTTCCTCGCCACACGAAGTGTTTCTTGA
- the urtC gene encoding urea ABC transporter permease subunit UrtC gives MTTTTPTPTVVTPPSPPFLERFRAPAAFLLGAVLLLGAAPVVLSDFRLNLLAKYLCYAIVAVGVSLAWGRGGLMVLGQGVFFGLGGYAMAMHLKLTDAAATGETLPDFMQLYGTGDALPWWWKPFANPAFALAMTVLLPMAVAAVLGFLVFRRRVKGAYFAILSQALAAALSIWLIGQQATTGGTNGLTDIQGFFGYSLDDPVNQRMVYFVIAAVLLLLMIGARQLFVSRYGELLVAVRDSEERVRFLGYNPANVKLVAYVLAAGAAGLAGALFVPAVGIISPALIGIVPSIGFVIGAAVGGRASLVGAVLGAIAVAWAQSTLSDAFPAAWTYLQGLLFVVAVGFLPGGLASVGVVLRRRRTAAPTRTTGETA, from the coding sequence ATGACGACTACCACACCCACCCCTACCGTGGTGACCCCGCCGTCCCCACCTTTCCTGGAGAGGTTCCGCGCCCCCGCCGCCTTCCTCCTCGGCGCTGTCCTCCTGCTCGGTGCGGCGCCGGTCGTACTCTCCGACTTCCGCCTCAACCTGCTGGCCAAGTACCTGTGTTACGCGATCGTCGCGGTCGGCGTCAGCCTCGCCTGGGGCCGCGGCGGGCTCATGGTCCTCGGCCAGGGAGTCTTCTTCGGCCTCGGCGGCTACGCCATGGCCATGCACCTCAAGCTCACTGACGCCGCGGCGACCGGCGAGACCCTGCCCGACTTCATGCAGCTCTACGGCACCGGGGACGCCCTGCCCTGGTGGTGGAAGCCGTTCGCGAACCCGGCGTTCGCCCTCGCCATGACCGTGCTGCTGCCCATGGCGGTCGCCGCCGTCCTCGGGTTCCTCGTCTTCCGCCGCCGGGTGAAGGGCGCGTACTTCGCCATCCTGAGCCAGGCACTGGCGGCCGCCCTGTCCATCTGGCTGATCGGCCAACAGGCCACCACCGGCGGCACCAACGGCCTGACCGACATCCAGGGCTTCTTCGGCTACTCCCTCGACGACCCGGTCAACCAGCGGATGGTGTACTTCGTCATCGCCGCCGTCCTGCTGCTCCTGATGATCGGCGCCCGCCAGCTGTTCGTCAGCCGCTACGGCGAACTCCTTGTCGCCGTACGGGACTCCGAGGAGCGAGTGCGCTTCCTCGGCTACAACCCGGCGAATGTCAAGCTCGTCGCGTACGTCCTCGCGGCCGGCGCGGCCGGGCTGGCCGGCGCGCTGTTCGTCCCCGCCGTCGGCATCATCTCCCCGGCACTGATCGGCATCGTCCCGTCCATCGGCTTCGTCATCGGCGCGGCGGTCGGCGGACGGGCCTCACTGGTCGGAGCGGTGCTCGGCGCGATCGCCGTGGCCTGGGCGCAGAGCACGCTCTCCGACGCCTTCCCCGCCGCCTGGACGTACCTCCAGGGCCTGCTGTTTGTCGTGGCGGTCGGTTTCCTGCCCGGCGGGCTCGCCTCTGTGGGCGTCGTCCTGCGCAGGCGCCGTACCGCTGCCCCTACTCGGACGACGGGAGAGACGGCATGA
- a CDS encoding HoxN/HupN/NixA family nickel/cobalt transporter — MTLPTGPHVPTAFRWRREDTVRTAGLLAVIAALHVLAFGILFLLVVPGHYEVGSKAFGIGLGVTAYTLGMRHAFDADHIAAIDNTTRKLMADGKRPVSVGFWFALGHSSVVVAMAALVAGGAQFAGTLMNDDSRTHQTLGVVGTTVSGTFLYLIAALNLVALAGILRVFRAMRSGTYDEAALEQHLDSRGFMNRVLGRFTRSITRPGQMFPLGFLFGLGFDTATEVTLMVMAGSGAAAGLPWYAILCLPLLFAAGMSLFDTLDGTFMNFAYQWAFSNPVRKVFYNLAITGLSIAVAFLIGTIELVGVLHEKLGLRDALTGWIAGLDLDSVGYIIAGLFVVVWAVALAYWRLAKVEQRWAARLAEGG, encoded by the coding sequence ATGACCCTGCCCACCGGGCCCCACGTGCCCACCGCTTTTCGTTGGCGGCGCGAGGACACCGTCCGTACCGCCGGTCTGCTGGCGGTGATCGCCGCGCTGCACGTGCTGGCGTTCGGGATCCTTTTCCTGCTGGTGGTGCCCGGGCACTACGAGGTCGGCTCCAAGGCCTTCGGGATCGGTCTCGGGGTGACCGCGTACACGCTCGGTATGCGGCACGCGTTCGACGCCGATCACATCGCCGCGATCGACAACACCACCCGCAAGCTGATGGCCGACGGCAAGCGGCCGGTGTCGGTCGGGTTCTGGTTCGCGCTCGGCCATTCCAGCGTGGTGGTCGCGATGGCCGCCCTGGTCGCGGGAGGCGCGCAGTTCGCCGGCACGCTGATGAACGACGACTCCCGTACTCACCAGACCCTCGGTGTCGTCGGCACGACTGTCTCCGGGACCTTCCTCTACCTCATCGCGGCGCTCAACCTCGTGGCGCTCGCCGGCATCCTGCGGGTCTTCCGGGCCATGCGCTCCGGCACGTACGACGAGGCCGCCCTGGAACAGCACCTGGACTCGCGGGGGTTCATGAACCGCGTCCTGGGCCGCTTCACCAGGTCGATCACCCGGCCCGGGCAGATGTTCCCGCTGGGCTTCCTCTTCGGCCTGGGCTTCGACACCGCGACGGAGGTCACCCTGATGGTGATGGCGGGCAGCGGCGCCGCGGCCGGGCTGCCGTGGTACGCGATCCTGTGCCTGCCGCTGCTGTTCGCCGCGGGGATGAGCCTGTTCGACACCCTCGACGGCACGTTCATGAACTTCGCCTACCAGTGGGCCTTCTCCAACCCGGTCCGCAAGGTGTTCTACAACCTCGCCATCACCGGCCTGTCCATCGCGGTCGCCTTCCTGATCGGCACCATCGAACTGGTCGGGGTGCTGCACGAGAAGCTCGGTCTGCGCGACGCGCTGACCGGCTGGATCGCCGGCCTGGACCTGGACAGCGTCGGTTACATCATCGCCGGTCTGTTCGTGGTCGTGTGGGCGGTGGCGCTGGCCTACTGGCGGCTGGCCAAGGTGGAACAGAGGTGGGCCGCCCGTCTCGCCGAGGGCGGCTGA
- a CDS encoding MarR family winged helix-turn-helix transcriptional regulator, with product MARRPQELLHLLTRAERLAVRRVQSVLDEFDCSVEAWRVLDLLSDGQGHNMTALADHAFLPAPSLTKLMDQLVDQNLVYRRVDPADRRRVLAHLTPRGKQRWQLLAREVRADWKDLENLPAGEELDGLLTQLAEALEGRLTTGPAHLTTGRAGKAVGQAR from the coding sequence ATGGCAAGACGGCCCCAGGAACTGCTCCACCTGCTCACGCGGGCCGAACGTCTCGCCGTGCGCCGAGTGCAGTCCGTCCTCGACGAGTTCGACTGCTCCGTGGAGGCGTGGCGGGTGCTCGACCTGCTCTCCGACGGGCAGGGCCACAACATGACGGCCCTCGCCGACCACGCCTTCCTGCCGGCTCCGAGCCTCACCAAGCTGATGGACCAACTCGTCGACCAGAACCTGGTCTACCGCCGTGTCGACCCGGCCGATCGGCGCCGCGTTCTGGCCCACCTCACCCCGCGGGGCAAGCAGCGGTGGCAGTTGCTGGCACGTGAAGTGCGTGCCGACTGGAAGGACTTGGAGAATCTACCTGCGGGCGAGGAGCTCGACGGCCTGCTCACACAGCTGGCCGAGGCTCTGGAAGGACGGCTCACGACCGGCCCGGCACACCTCACAACAGGTCGTGCGGGGAAGGCAGTTGGGCAAGCACGTTGA
- a CDS encoding ArsR/SmtB family transcription factor — protein MHLVPAERADRRTIDGHRVCDAVAAIGEPDHVRAWAERFSLLSDPGRLALLMALRQTGPLAVSDLAIATGMNDPAVSQALRLLRAAGVVAGEKDGRVVRYRIIDPVTADLLKHCAGGSD, from the coding sequence ATGCATCTCGTCCCCGCCGAACGCGCAGACCGCCGCACCATAGACGGCCACCGGGTCTGCGACGCCGTCGCCGCCATCGGCGAGCCCGACCATGTCCGCGCCTGGGCGGAGCGGTTCTCCCTGCTCTCGGATCCCGGGCGCCTCGCCCTCCTGATGGCTCTGCGCCAGACGGGTCCGCTCGCTGTCTCCGACCTCGCCATCGCGACCGGTATGAACGACCCCGCCGTGTCCCAGGCCCTGCGGCTTCTGCGCGCCGCCGGCGTCGTGGCGGGCGAGAAGGACGGGCGCGTGGTCCGCTACCGGATCATCGACCCGGTCACCGCCGACCTGCTGAAGCACTGCGCCGGCGGAAGTGACTGA